The DNA segment GCCCCGGGCGAGAATGTGGCCGCCAAATACAACGCGATCCCCACTGAAACGGAGAAGGCACAGTTCCGCGGCGAATATGTGACCGGCTTCGCGACGTCATTCCGCCAGACCGGCGGCAGTGTGGACAATTTCACCAACTGGACCGTCAGCTTCCACGACAGCACCCGCACGGAGGTCACCGCCCAATCGCCCAACGGTCTTCTCAAGCTGACCGTCAGCGAGCGGAACTCCACGGAGAAGCTCTCGGCGATCGACGTCGTGAAATGATCAGACCGCCCAGAATGGCCGATCCGTTTCAAAGGTCATCCGTTCGCCGCTGATGGGATGGTCGAACGCCAGCTTCCACGCGTGGAGGCACAGCGGCTCGATCTCCGGGTCGAGGGTCTGGACGGCGCCGATCCGGCCACCGGCGAGGTACGCCTGGTCCCCCGTCACCGGATGGCCCATCTCCCATAGGTGGATGCGGATCTGGTTCGTCCGGCCGGTGCCCAGCTTCGCTTCGAGAAGGGTGGTGCCATCTCCGGAGCGGTCGAGCACGGCGAAGTCGGTGCGGGCGTGCAAGCCGTCCTCCTCATCAACGCCGCGCGTTCCCATCGCGCCTGACTCCTGGGAGATGGGGGCTTCCGAGAAAAAGGAATCATCCGCCGGTGCGCCATCGACCCGGACGAGATAGCGCTTGTCCACCGTGCCTTCGATGAACTGGCGCTGGAGCAGCCTGCAGAAGTGGCGGGTGCGGGCGAAGACCACCAGACCGGACGTATTCGCGTCCAGACGGTGGACCGGCCGGGGATACTTCGGCCCATAGACCTGATTGAGGAGATACTGGAGCGTGTTGCGGTGGAAGCGGCCGCTGGCGTGCATTGGCAGTGGGGCCGGCTTGTGGATCACGATGATGGCTTCATCCTCATGCACGATGCGGATGTCCGTTGAAACCTCCGGTTCCACCTCACCGGGGAAGATCTGGAGGATGCGCTCGCCCGCCCGGACGATGTGGTGGCGACCGCGGACGGCACCGCCGTAGCTCACGAACCTGCCTTCATCACAACGTCGCTCCCATTCGTCGCGCGGGATCTGGGGGAAAAGATCCACCAGCACCTCGACCAGCTCCCGGCGGTCATGGGCGGCCGGCACATTCACCGGGCGGCGGTTCTCCATCGCGATGGATCCGGGCAACGGGGTGGACGCTTCTTTCAGCGCCGCTTCCTTCTCCGCGATGCGGCGGGCCATTTTCTCCGGCTCGCTCTTGAAGCAATGAGGGCAGCTCACGCCCGGCACATGACGGGGATCCTCCTGCTCAGCGGCATCCAGCGGAGCCTGGCAGGCGTAGCACACCGCGGTGTCCGTCTCCTTCAGGGCGGGGTCCACGCCCACGCGCTGGTCGAAAACAAAGCACTCGCCGTCGTAGTGGTCGCCGCCCACTTCCTCAAAGTATTTCAGGATACCGCCGTCGAGCTGGTAGATGTCCTTGTAACCCTCCATCTCCATGAAGGGTCCGGCCTTCTCACAGCGGATGCCACCGGTGCAGAACATGACAACCGGCTGGCCCTTCAGTTCCTCCGGCAGTTTCCGCACGGCATCCGGGAACTGGCGGAAGGTGTCGATGTGGGGGATGATGGCGTTGCGGAACGTCCCCAGCTTCACCTCATAGTCGTTGCGGGTATCGAGCAGGGTCACCGGCTTTCCTTCGTCCAGCCACTGCTTCAGTTCCTTCGCAGCGATCTTCCGCGACGTGTATTCCGCCGGGCGGATGCTCTCGAAACCGAAGGAAATGATCTCCTTCTTGATGCGGACCAGCATCCGGTTGAACGGCTGCGTGTCGCTTTCGCTGACCTTCGGCTCCAGCGTCTCCAGGCCCGGTACGGACCGCAGCAGTTCCATCAGCCGAGCGATGGAGCCGCCTGCTCCGGCGACGAAAAGGTTGATCCCCTCCGTGCTGAGCAAGATCGTCCCCTTCAGCCCCCACGCCTTGCAATCGGCGATGAGCCGTTCCCTCAATTCCTTGAGGCCGGACAGGGGAGCGAAGCGGTAGGCGGCGATGTTCGTGACGGCGGACACCCGGGAAAAACAGCACGAAGCGCGGGGTTGCGCCAGTGCGGAGTCAGCGAAAATGGGCCACCGTCAACGCCCGGATCAGACTTTCGCCTTCAACAGGTCGCGGATCTCGGCCAGGAGTTTCTCCTCTTTCGAAGGTTCCGGAGGGGCTTCTTCCGGCTTCGGCTTCTCGGCGAAGGATTTCGCTTTGTTGATGCCCTTGACGACGAGGAACATGGCGAACGCCACGATGAGGAAATTCAGGCCCACTGACACAAAATTACCGTAGGCGAACACCGCACCCTGTTTCTTCGCTTCCACGAGGGCGGTGGCGGTCACCTTGTCGGAAAGGGCGATGAACATGTTCGAGAAGTCCATGCCCCCCGGCATGACCGACCCCAGAAGAGGCATGAACAGATCTTCGATGAATGAGGTGGAGAGCTTGGTGAAAGCGGCACCCATCACGAAAGCGACCGCCATATCGACCAGGTTCCCTTTCAGGGCAAATTCGCGAAATTCCTTTAACATAATATTTATTGAGATCTTCCGACTATCTCAGGTCCGCTGTCTCCCGCCAAGCCAGAACTTGAATAAATGCTTGGTTTGTACCCCCCTCCGGCTCAACTGGCGGCAAGCGTGAGAATGGCCAGTGTGCCCCCATCTTCGGGTGCCTCCAGGCGGATAGTCCCGCCGTGGAGTTCCGCCGCTTCCTTCACCAGAGTCAGCCCGAGGCCCGTCCCCTTCCTGCCGACCGTATGGTGGCGCAGCGAATAGAACCGGTCGAAGATCCTCTCCCGCGCATAGTCCGGGATGCCCGGTCCATGGTCACGGATGGACAGGGTGACGAGTCCCTCCACCGCCTGGAGATCGATGCGGATCGAACTGCCCTTCGGTGAGAAGTCGATGGCGTTCTCCAGCAGGTTCAGGATGGCGGCACGGAGGATGAACGCATCTCCACGAATTCTCACCGGCTGGTCAGGCATGGTGATGTCCAGCGAGACGCGGGCGATCTCCGCGTGGGCCTTCGCTTGGTCGATGGCGGCCTGGAGGATGGTGTTGAAATCCAGGTCTTCCGGTTTTTCGAGGCTGGTCCGGCTTTCGATGGCGGAAAGCTCAAGCAGGCGGTTGATCAGGCGCTCGCTGCGGGCGGTCTCCTCGATGATGTTGTTCAGAAAGCGCTGTCGGGTTTCCGGGGGCATCTCCTCATCCAGCAGTTCCGCCGCACCACGGATGGCGGCGAGCGGGCTTTTCATCTCATGGGTGAGGGTCTGGATGTAGCGTTCCGCATACTGCCTGCCTTCCAGCGCGTCCCGCATGGAATCGAGCGCCTTGGCCAGCGTGTTGACTTCCCTGCCGATGCCGATCTTCGGTTTCATCGGCCGTTCCCCCCGCTCCACGGCATTCGCATAGTCGGTGATCTTCCCGATGGGATGGAAGAGCCACAGGAAAACCGCCCCGATGAGAAAAAGGACACCACCACCGATGAGCCCGCACGCGGTGTAGATGATCCGTCTGCGTTCCTTCACCAGCGGCAGGACGTCCGCCTGCGGCTTGAAGACGGTGAGCACGCCGTGCGGGGACTCCGGATCCCCCACCGGCGCGGCCACGTAGAGAATGGATGAGGTCGGGTCCTTATCGTCATCCCGGCTGCTGCGCGCGCCATAGCTGCCCGCCATGGTCAATGCGACGTCACGTTTCGAGGAGAAATCCTGTCCCTCGCGCTTTCCTCCGTCGGAATCGAAAATGACCATGCCCTCCCGGTCCGTGAGATAGACGTTGATGCCGATCCTCGATTTCACGTGCTCGAAGATCTCCGCCTTGAACCTCCGCTTGTGGGCTTCCGAGAAGGTTTCCCGCAGGTCGTCCGCGCGCAGTTCGCCGCGCGCCACGTCCTTCTCCACGGACTCCGCCAACAGGTGGGCGATGTCCACCAGCACCTCCTCCGTGGCCTGGAAGATCTGCGGCTCCACATCCGCGAGGAAGTGCCGGGTGAGCTGGTAGAACCCCAGCGTGATGATAAAGGCGATGAAAAAGAGGGTGACGCGGGTGAAACGCACGGGAGGGCGGGTTCAGTCGAGGGACAGCAGATAGCCCAGGCCGCGGCGGGTCTGGATGTATTCCTCCGCACCCTCGCGCACCGAGCGCAGCTTGGAACGGATGGATTTCACGTGGGCGTCGATGGTGCGGTCCGTGACCGCCCCCGGGTCCGACCATGCCTTGTCGAGCAACTGGTCCCGCGTGTAGACGCGACCGGGACGCTCCAGCAGGACGAGCATCAGCTTGTACTCGTGGGCCGTCAGATCAAGGGCCTGGCCGTGGCAGCGGATGCGCATGGCGTGGTGGTCATGGTGGAGGGTCGCGGGTTCCTCCGGAACGGTGGCGGCCTCCGCCACCGGCTGCGGTCTGGCACGCCGCAGGATGGCCCGTACCCTCGCCACGATCTCCCGCGGGGAGAAGGGTTTCGTCACGTAGTCATCTCCTCCCAGTTCCAGCCCCAGCACGCGGTCCACCTCCGAATTCCGTGCGGTGAGGAACAGCACCGGAACCTGGCTGCCCGCGCGCAGTTGCCCGCAGACATCCAGCCCGCTCATGTCCGGCAGGCCGATGTCGAGGATGGCCAGATCAAAGGGCCTGTCCGCGAACGCAGCCAGCGCGTCACCACCGGTGAGAACGTGCCTCACTTCGAAGCATTCCGTTTCCAGGGCATAGACCAGCGTGTCCGCGATCGCGGGTTCGTCCTCCACAAGCAGAATTCGAAGCATGAGGGCATTCCAGAGGATCTCCGTGAAAATCCAATGAAGATCGGATGAAATAAGGCCGATTTCGCCATCAAGGCCGCCACAGGGTGGCCGCGATGTGCTGCTGTGGCCGCTCCTCCGTGGAGAAATAGTAGGTGGCCACCACCGTTCCGTCCGGACGGACGATGGCACGTGGGTAGCCCAGGTCCCATTTCCGCCCGTCGGTCCTCAGCATGACCTCCTCCCCCCAGGTCCTCCCGCCGTCGGGGCTTTGTTTCGCGGACATCCCGAAGGGCTTCCCCCTGCGGTTGCCATAGATGGCGGCGAGATTCTCCCCTCCGGTGCGGACGAGGGCGACGGGATTGGTGGCTCCTTTTTCCAGTTCCGCGATCTGACGCCAGGTCCGCCCACCGTCCGTGGACTCGTGGACGCTGCTCCACTTGCGGCTCTTGATGCGGTTGCGCAACGCGCAGACCAGCCGCCCGTCATCCAGCCGGACGACCGAGGGCATGGTGCCGCTCATGTCATCCCCTTTCGGCAGGGTTCCGGGCGAAGCCAGATCCATGGGGTCCGGGCTGATCCAGGAAAGGAAGCGCAGGGTCTTCCCGCCGTCCGTGGTCTCCGCGGTGCAGGAGCGGATGCGCCCGCCGCGACCGTCGTCCACCCGGCAGGGGATGAAGAACAGACACGAAGACTTCCCGGTGGCGAGGTAGCTGGTCCGTGCGTCCGTCCGCTGCCCGATGTCCGGGAGCCGGAACGGCCCGCGCCAGTGCCTGCCACGGTCGGCGGAAACATGGAAATACCGGCCCCGAACCTTCATCGCGAAATCCGGATGGGAGAAATCCACATCTCCCGGAGACTCCGCGGCGTCCTTCACCAGCGCGGGGACCACCACGTTGTCATGGCTCTCCGCCGCCCAAGTGCGGCCACCATCCATGCTGCGGGCAAAGCCGACCCGCTGCCTGCCGGTGAAGCTGTGCTTCTCCCCCCGCTCCTCGAACGCAGCCACATTGAAGGACACCAGGATTTCGTCCCCCCAGCTCCACATCCCCTCATTGGCGGGCCAGCCGGTGAATTCCTCCTCCCGGTGGTGGACAATAACCTGCTCCATCCCCTCCCCGGCGGAGACGATGGCGGACATTTTCAGGGCCAGCAGGCCGAGGACGATCCTGACAATCATTCCGGATGATACCGCGCCAACCTCCGCCATCTGTCCGGATTCCCTAACCAAACGGGGCGATTCCGGGAGGTTGACCGGTCCGGGGGTTTCTGTTCGTTTAGCCGGAGTGACTCCTGAATCGATCAAACTCCTCTACCTGACCGCGGGTGCGGTGGTCTCCCTCATCGTCCTGGTGGCATGGCTCCGCATCCATGCCTTCCTCGCCCTGCTGTTCGCGGCGCTGGTGGTGGGACTGGGCGCGGGCCTCATCGATGCTCCGTCGAAAGGCGGGGGAGTCCCCATCAGCCCTGCGGGAGTCGCGATGGCCTTCCAGGATGGCATGGGGAAAAGCCTGGGTGGCATTGCGGCGGTTCTCGGTCTGGGCACCATGTTGGGCGGACTGCTGGCCGCATCCGGCGGGGCGGAAGTCCTCTCACAACGCCTGGTCGGCTTTTTCGGAGCGAAACGGGTGAACCTCGTACTGATGATCGTGGCGCTGGCCGTGGGCTTTACCACTTGGTTCGCAGTGGGCCTCATCATGCTTCTGCCCATCCTGCTTACACTGACAAAGGAAACGAAGCAGCCCTTCCTGAAACTGGCCCTGCCAATGCTCGCCGTGCTCTCCATCATGCACGGGGTCATGCCTCCCCACCCCGGCCCACTTTACGCCTTGGATGAACTGGGCGCCAGTCTGGGCAAGGTGGTGCTGTGGGGACTGGTCGCCGCCATTCCCATTGCCGCGGTTTCCGGTCCGTTCTTCGCCCACTGGGCGGTCCGCCATGTCGCTGTGACCGCCCCCGAGCCACCGGCCCCGGACCCTTCCATCTTCGCACGCGAACGTCCTACCCTTTTCCGCACGGTCGCGGCCCTCGCCCTGCCGGTGATCCTGATCCTTTCCCACACCATCTCCGAACTGATATTCAAGGAGGACCTCGCCTCCGGCCGGAAACCTGCCCTTTACCAACTCACGGAAATCATCGGCAACCCGATCCTCGCGCTCGCTCTGGCCGTCCTGTTCGCCGCATGGGCGTTCCGGTTCACCCGCAACGACGCCTTGAAGGTCGTGGAAAAATCCCTCGGCCCCGTCGGCATGACCTTGCTGCTGGTTGGCGGCGGCGGCGGATTCAACAATGTCCTCCAGGCCAGCGGAGCCGCCGAGGCCATCGGGGCGATGGCCGCCAAGCTGGACATGCCCACCATGTTGTTCGCATGGGTCTGCGCGGCGCTCATCCGGATCGCCACCGGTTCGGCCACTGTCGCCATCATCGCCGCCATCGGATTGGTGAAACCGGTGTTGGCAGCCGCAGCAGCCGCCCATCCGGAATGGGCGGCCAATCCCGCGCTTGCCACCAACCCCGAGTTGCTGGTGGTCGCCATCGGCTGTGGGGCGATGGTCCTGTCCCACGTCAACGACGCCGGATTCTGGATCGTGAAGGAGTCCCTCGGCCTCACCGTTCCCCAGACCCTCCGCACCTGGACGGTGACGGAAACCTTGATCGGCATCACCGGTCTGGGCGTCGCATGGGGACTGGATTTGTTCTTCTGATGCGTTATTCTCCGGGCATGCGAGCCGCTCCTCCCGCGGTGGATGAGCTGGATGCACTCATCCGCCTCCTTGATGATGACACTCCGGAAGTCCGGAGCCAGGTCTCGCAACGTCTGGGCGAAAGCAACGGCGACCTGAGCGAATGGCTGGCCGCACGGCCACAGGAGCTGTCGCGAAGTGAAAAAACGCTGCTGGAGCAGATGCTCAGCCCGGGCCGGAGGAAGGCCCTCACGCGGGACTGGATCGTGCCCACCGGCGGGGCGGCCGCGCTGCGGGAGGATTGGGATTCCTTCGAAGCGCTGCTGCGCACCCTTTCCGACTTCCTCCACGATGGCATCACCCTGCGCCAACCGCTGTCCGACGCGCTGGACCTGCTCGCCGAAGAGGCCGGAGAGGACAGCGTCATCACCGGGAACGATCTCCGTGAATTCCTGTTCGAAAGCGGGCGGCTCCAGGGGAACCGCGCGGATTACTATGATCCGCGCAACTCGGACCTGGCCTGGAGCATCTCAGAGGGACGGTCGAATCCTCTCGGCCTGTGCCTCATCTTCATGCTGGTGGCGCGCAGGCTCGATCTGGAGGTGGAAGGGGTGAATTTCCCCGGCCATTTCCTTTCCAGGATCTTCGAGGACGGCTTCCCACTCATCATCGACTGCTTCGACCATGGGCGCGTGCATGCGCAGGCCGCCCTCATCGAGAGCGCCGCGGAACTGACCCGCCAGCAACGGTCCAGCCTGCGGGAGGCCACCGATCCGGGCACCATCCTGATCCGTCTGCTGAACAATCTCAGTGCCGCGCTGGAGAACACCGGCCGCCGGGAGGACGCGGACCTGGTCGCCTCCCTGCTGAAAACCCTCTGACGGGATTCACCAGACGCCCTGCGCGAGCAGTTGCTTCGTCGCGGCTTCCGACCAACCCCGGTTGGCGGCGGGCGATGCCGGGGAAGGGTGCAGCACCTTCCCGATGAACGCCCCGCTCTCCGCGGCCGGTGCGGCACGCCGCAGGCGCTCCTCAGCAAACGCGCCGACGCCGATGAGGAACTCCGGCCGGAGCACGCGGATCACCTCCGCGAGATGTATCTGGCAGGCCTCCTCAACCGGAGCCATCTCAGCGGCGGAGATCTTGTCGGGCGTGAGATTCGCCCCGGTCTGGCTCATCCAGACCAACGGGCAGTAGTTCAGCACGAAGTGGTCCTTGAAGAACGCGTCCGCCGCTCCGAAGCGTTCCGCGAACAAGCCCCACAACCGCCTTCCACTGACCTCCGACTTTCCGCAGGCGAATCCCTCGACCGGACGCTTCCGGTGCTCCACCGCCGGCTTGCCGACCGCCGTCTCGATCCCCATCCAGTCGCGCACCGCGGCGATCTCCCCGAAGGGCACGCCGGTCTGGGTCATGCCGAACGGTCCCGGATTCATCCCGAGGAACAGCACCCGCTTCGTGCCCCCGGCGAATCTCCGCAGGTACGCCTCATGCGCCGCCCAGGCGTACTCCAGGGGACGGTAGGTGAACTCCACGGGCGGACTGAAATGCAGTCCCGCCAGGTTTTCCGAAAGTTTCCGCGCCGGTTCGATCAATCCGCTCACGGGCGGAACTCAAGCGTTCCGCCACGCGATCAGCAACACCACAAACGCCACCGGCAGATAAAGCAGCGTGGAAAAGAACAGCCGGCGGGCGGAGGTCCGCTCGCCATCCTTTGCGAACTTCAGCGCCAGCCCCGCCATCAGGAAGCCTAGCAGCGGCCCGATGATGAGCCACCGCAGATTCGCGAAGCCGGTCACCATCGGCAGCAGCGAAAAGGCGGCTAGTCCGACGGCGAAAATGGCGGAGAGGATGCCGCTGCGGCGCCCGCTGACATCGCCGTTCGACCACATCTTGTAGCCCGCCTCTTCGTATTCCTCCCGGCAGAGCCAGTTGATCGCCACGAAATGGGGGAGCTGCCAGAGGAACATGAGCCCGAAAAGGAACCATGCCTCCAGCCCCATGGAGCCGCCCGCGCCGGCCCAGCCGATCATCGGCGGGATGGCACCGGGAATGGCGCCGACGAGGGTATTGGTGGAGCTGGCCCGTTTCAGGGGCGTGTAGACGAACACATAGACGGCCACCGTGGCGGCGGCGAGATAAGCGGCGAGATGCCCGACGCTCGCCGAAAGGTGGATGATGCCCAGGGCGGAAAGCACCCAGCCCACGCCGAACGCCGTCATCGGGTTCATCCGGCGGGACGGCAGCGGGCGGTTCGCCGTCCGCTGCATGCGCGCGTCCAGCTCGATCTCCATCAATTGGTTGAACGCCGCCGAACCGAAGGCCGCCGCAGCGGTGCCCAGCAGGGTGTTCAGCAGCTTCAACCAGTCCAGCGACGCGCCCTTGGAAGCCAGCAGGAAGCCGAAGAAGGTGGTGATCAGGACGAAGAAGTTGAGCCGGACCTTCATGAGGACCATGAGGTCCTGGCGCAGGCCGGGGTTCTCCGGAAGTGCCTGATCTTCCTGTCCGATTTCCTGTGTTTTCTCCGGTTGCTCCATCGCGGGGCGGCCACCATGCCCC comes from the Luteolibacter sp. SL250 genome and includes:
- the creC gene encoding two-component system sensor histidine kinase CreC, whose translation is MRFTRVTLFFIAFIITLGFYQLTRHFLADVEPQIFQATEEVLVDIAHLLAESVEKDVARGELRADDLRETFSEAHKRRFKAEIFEHVKSRIGINVYLTDREGMVIFDSDGGKREGQDFSSKRDVALTMAGSYGARSSRDDDKDPTSSILYVAAPVGDPESPHGVLTVFKPQADVLPLVKERRRIIYTACGLIGGGVLFLIGAVFLWLFHPIGKITDYANAVERGERPMKPKIGIGREVNTLAKALDSMRDALEGRQYAERYIQTLTHEMKSPLAAIRGAAELLDEEMPPETRQRFLNNIIEETARSERLINRLLELSAIESRTSLEKPEDLDFNTILQAAIDQAKAHAEIARVSLDITMPDQPVRIRGDAFILRAAILNLLENAIDFSPKGSSIRIDLQAVEGLVTLSIRDHGPGIPDYARERIFDRFYSLRHHTVGRKGTGLGLTLVKEAAELHGGTIRLEAPEDGGTLAILTLAAS
- a CDS encoding gluconate:H+ symporter, which translates into the protein MTPESIKLLYLTAGAVVSLIVLVAWLRIHAFLALLFAALVVGLGAGLIDAPSKGGGVPISPAGVAMAFQDGMGKSLGGIAAVLGLGTMLGGLLAASGGAEVLSQRLVGFFGAKRVNLVLMIVALAVGFTTWFAVGLIMLLPILLTLTKETKQPFLKLALPMLAVLSIMHGVMPPHPGPLYALDELGASLGKVVLWGLVAAIPIAAVSGPFFAHWAVRHVAVTAPEPPAPDPSIFARERPTLFRTVAALALPVILILSHTISELIFKEDLASGRKPALYQLTEIIGNPILALALAVLFAAWAFRFTRNDALKVVEKSLGPVGMTLLLVGGGGGFNNVLQASGAAEAIGAMAAKLDMPTMLFAWVCAALIRIATGSATVAIIAAIGLVKPVLAAAAAAHPEWAANPALATNPELLVVAIGCGAMVLSHVNDAGFWIVKESLGLTVPQTLRTWTVTETLIGITGLGVAWGLDLFF
- a CDS encoding sialidase family protein, which gives rise to MIVRIVLGLLALKMSAIVSAGEGMEQVIVHHREEEFTGWPANEGMWSWGDEILVSFNVAAFEERGEKHSFTGRQRVGFARSMDGGRTWAAESHDNVVVPALVKDAAESPGDVDFSHPDFAMKVRGRYFHVSADRGRHWRGPFRLPDIGQRTDARTSYLATGKSSCLFFIPCRVDDGRGGRIRSCTAETTDGGKTLRFLSWISPDPMDLASPGTLPKGDDMSGTMPSVVRLDDGRLVCALRNRIKSRKWSSVHESTDGGRTWRQIAELEKGATNPVALVRTGGENLAAIYGNRRGKPFGMSAKQSPDGGRTWGEEVMLRTDGRKWDLGYPRAIVRPDGTVVATYYFSTEERPQQHIAATLWRP
- the creB gene encoding two-component system response regulator CreB is translated as MLRILLVEDEPAIADTLVYALETECFEVRHVLTGGDALAAFADRPFDLAILDIGLPDMSGLDVCGQLRAGSQVPVLFLTARNSEVDRVLGLELGGDDYVTKPFSPREIVARVRAILRRARPQPVAEAATVPEEPATLHHDHHAMRIRCHGQALDLTAHEYKLMLVLLERPGRVYTRDQLLDKAWSDPGAVTDRTIDAHVKSIRSKLRSVREGAEEYIQTRRGLGYLLSLD
- a CDS encoding transglutaminase-like domain-containing protein; the protein is MRAAPPAVDELDALIRLLDDDTPEVRSQVSQRLGESNGDLSEWLAARPQELSRSEKTLLEQMLSPGRRKALTRDWIVPTGGAAALREDWDSFEALLRTLSDFLHDGITLRQPLSDALDLLAEEAGEDSVITGNDLREFLFESGRLQGNRADYYDPRNSDLAWSISEGRSNPLGLCLIFMLVARRLDLEVEGVNFPGHFLSRIFEDGFPLIIDCFDHGRVHAQAALIESAAELTRQQRSSLREATDPGTILIRLLNNLSAALENTGRREDADLVASLLKTL
- a CDS encoding uracil-DNA glycosylase family protein, whose translation is MSGLIEPARKLSENLAGLHFSPPVEFTYRPLEYAWAAHEAYLRRFAGGTKRVLFLGMNPGPFGMTQTGVPFGEIAAVRDWMGIETAVGKPAVEHRKRPVEGFACGKSEVSGRRLWGLFAERFGAADAFFKDHFVLNYCPLVWMSQTGANLTPDKISAAEMAPVEEACQIHLAEVIRVLRPEFLIGVGAFAEERLRRAAPAAESGAFIGKVLHPSPASPAANRGWSEAATKQLLAQGVW
- the cyoE gene encoding heme o synthase; its protein translation is MRGWAGHGGRPAMEQPEKTQEIGQEDQALPENPGLRQDLMVLMKVRLNFFVLITTFFGFLLASKGASLDWLKLLNTLLGTAAAAFGSAAFNQLMEIELDARMQRTANRPLPSRRMNPMTAFGVGWVLSALGIIHLSASVGHLAAYLAAATVAVYVFVYTPLKRASSTNTLVGAIPGAIPPMIGWAGAGGSMGLEAWFLFGLMFLWQLPHFVAINWLCREEYEEAGYKMWSNGDVSGRRSGILSAIFAVGLAAFSLLPMVTGFANLRWLIIGPLLGFLMAGLALKFAKDGERTSARRLFFSTLLYLPVAFVVLLIAWRNA
- the mscL gene encoding large conductance mechanosensitive channel protein MscL — encoded protein: MLKEFREFALKGNLVDMAVAFVMGAAFTKLSTSFIEDLFMPLLGSVMPGGMDFSNMFIALSDKVTATALVEAKKQGAVFAYGNFVSVGLNFLIVAFAMFLVVKGINKAKSFAEKPKPEEAPPEPSKEEKLLAEIRDLLKAKV
- a CDS encoding pseudouridine synthase; this translates as MSAVTNIAAYRFAPLSGLKELRERLIADCKAWGLKGTILLSTEGINLFVAGAGGSIARLMELLRSVPGLETLEPKVSESDTQPFNRMLVRIKKEIISFGFESIRPAEYTSRKIAAKELKQWLDEGKPVTLLDTRNDYEVKLGTFRNAIIPHIDTFRQFPDAVRKLPEELKGQPVVMFCTGGIRCEKAGPFMEMEGYKDIYQLDGGILKYFEEVGGDHYDGECFVFDQRVGVDPALKETDTAVCYACQAPLDAAEQEDPRHVPGVSCPHCFKSEPEKMARRIAEKEAALKEASTPLPGSIAMENRRPVNVPAAHDRRELVEVLVDLFPQIPRDEWERRCDEGRFVSYGGAVRGRHHIVRAGERILQIFPGEVEPEVSTDIRIVHEDEAIIVIHKPAPLPMHASGRFHRNTLQYLLNQVYGPKYPRPVHRLDANTSGLVVFARTRHFCRLLQRQFIEGTVDKRYLVRVDGAPADDSFFSEAPISQESGAMGTRGVDEEDGLHARTDFAVLDRSGDGTTLLEAKLGTGRTNQIRIHLWEMGHPVTGDQAYLAGGRIGAVQTLDPEIEPLCLHAWKLAFDHPISGERMTFETDRPFWAV